A stretch of Gasterosteus aculeatus chromosome 4, fGasAcu3.hap1.1, whole genome shotgun sequence DNA encodes these proteins:
- the fbxo7 gene encoding F-box only protein 7 isoform X2, giving the protein MKLRVRINRHTSRVEVPGEAAGLKELTDIVRETILSSQGLSADSHFSLSLNGSTLLTDSGQTLSSCGIVSGDLICVVLPESTAESDGSTAARTTGDSDNQNQQVQQVQQVQQAAMTSNQSSSSRLAPTVPGPERTGPPPPRWEPMLCSEAEDGRAPASLELLLHSAQTSSPSDAVVVAGHLLMLETGFVPQAGELKASEMPAGWRSPGVYKLQYTHPLCEGSGALVVSVCMGAVLVINATLKVNETVDAVRKLCVNPSSYVTDQQPGKGAAAIYRDLRKLSRVFKDQLAYPLIAAARDAVALPVLFGLAALPPELVLRVLRLLDVRSVVRLSAVCRRFAVSTADSSLWRHLYRRDFSDGDLSRSRDTDWKELYKRFHKIRCERRQVTWPRPLPPFHRNPFVPAPLQPPLPGIIGGDYDQNPGLPRVLLPRPRYDPVGPPGLDRRLPRGRPMGGRAADIRRGFI; this is encoded by the exons ATGAAGCTGCGGGTTCGGATCAACCGGCACACCAGCCGGGTGGAGGTACCGGGCGAAGCAGCCGGTCTGAAGGAGCTCACGGACATCGTCAGGGAGACGATACTGTCCTCTCAGGGACTCAG tgCCGACTCACACTTCAGTTTGTCTCTGAACGGCTCCACCCTTCTGACCGACTCGGGCCAGACTCTGTCCTCCTGCGGCATCGTCTCCGGAGATCTCATCTGTGTCGTCCTGCCCGAGTCAACAGCCGAGAGCGACGGGAGCACCGCCGCCAGAACCACGGGAGACTCTGACAACCAGAAccagcaggtccagcaggtccagcaggtccagcaggCTGCCATGACATCCAACCAG TCGAGCAGTAGCAGACTGGCACCCACCGTACCGGGTCCCGAGCGGACCggcccgccgcccccccgctggGAGCCCATGCTGTGCAGCGAGGCAGAGGACGGCCGGGCGCCGGCCTCCctggagctcctcctccactcgGCCCAGACCTCCAGCCCCAGCGACGCCGTGGTGGTGGCCGGACACCTCCTGATGCTGGAGACGGGCTTCGTTCCTCAG gctggcGAGCTGAAGGCCTCGGAGATGCCTGCAGGATGGAGGTCTCCAGGAGTCTACAAGCTGCAGTACACCCACCCTCTGTGTGAGGGCAGCGGGGCCTTGGTGGTGTCGGTGTGCATGGGCGCCGTGCTCGTCATCAACG CGACCCTGAAGGTGAACGAAACCGTCGACGCGGTTCGCAAACTGTGTGTGAACCCGTCGAGCTACGTGACGGACCAGCAGCCAG GAAAAGGCGCCGCGGCGATCTACAGAGATCTACGTAAACTGTCCCGGGTGTTCAAAGACCAGCTGGCCTACCCTCTGATCGCCGCCGCTAGAGACG CCGTAGCGCTGCCGGTGCTGTTCGGTCTGGCCGCCCTCCCCCCTGAACTCGTCCTTCGGGTCCTGCGGCTGCTCGACGTCCGATCGGTGGTCCGACTGTCGGCGGTCTGCCGGCGCTTTGCCGTCTCCACGGCCGACTCGTCGCTATGGCGACACCTGTACCGCCGGGACTTCTCAG ATGGAGATCTCAGCCGCTCCAGAGACACCGACTGGAAGGAG CTCTACAAAAGGTTCCATAAGATCCGCTGTGAGCGCCGACAGGTGacctggccccgccccctcccccccttccaccgCAACCCCTTcgtccccgcccccctccagccGCCGCTGCCCGGCATCATCGGGGGGGATTACGACCAGAACCCGGGCCTCCcccgcgtcctcctcccccgccctcGCTACGACCCCGTGGGCCCGCCGGGCCTCGACCGGAGGCTCCCCCGAGGCCGACCTATGGGGGGGCGAGCCGCCGACATCCGGAGGGGCTTCATCTGA
- the fbxo7 gene encoding F-box only protein 7 isoform X1: protein MSLAAQEAVVLPSMKLRVRINRHTSRVEVPGEAAGLKELTDIVRETILSSQGLSADSHFSLSLNGSTLLTDSGQTLSSCGIVSGDLICVVLPESTAESDGSTAARTTGDSDNQNQQVQQVQQVQQAAMTSNQSSSSRLAPTVPGPERTGPPPPRWEPMLCSEAEDGRAPASLELLLHSAQTSSPSDAVVVAGHLLMLETGFVPQAGELKASEMPAGWRSPGVYKLQYTHPLCEGSGALVVSVCMGAVLVINATLKVNETVDAVRKLCVNPSSYVTDQQPGKGAAAIYRDLRKLSRVFKDQLAYPLIAAARDAVALPVLFGLAALPPELVLRVLRLLDVRSVVRLSAVCRRFAVSTADSSLWRHLYRRDFSDGDLSRSRDTDWKELYKRFHKIRCERRQVTWPRPLPPFHRNPFVPAPLQPPLPGIIGGDYDQNPGLPRVLLPRPRYDPVGPPGLDRRLPRGRPMGGRAADIRRGFI, encoded by the exons ATGAGCCTCGCGGCGCAGGAAGCAG TCGTCCTTCCCAGCATGAAGCTGCGGGTTCGGATCAACCGGCACACCAGCCGGGTGGAGGTACCGGGCGAAGCAGCCGGTCTGAAGGAGCTCACGGACATCGTCAGGGAGACGATACTGTCCTCTCAGGGACTCAG tgCCGACTCACACTTCAGTTTGTCTCTGAACGGCTCCACCCTTCTGACCGACTCGGGCCAGACTCTGTCCTCCTGCGGCATCGTCTCCGGAGATCTCATCTGTGTCGTCCTGCCCGAGTCAACAGCCGAGAGCGACGGGAGCACCGCCGCCAGAACCACGGGAGACTCTGACAACCAGAAccagcaggtccagcaggtccagcaggtccagcaggCTGCCATGACATCCAACCAG TCGAGCAGTAGCAGACTGGCACCCACCGTACCGGGTCCCGAGCGGACCggcccgccgcccccccgctggGAGCCCATGCTGTGCAGCGAGGCAGAGGACGGCCGGGCGCCGGCCTCCctggagctcctcctccactcgGCCCAGACCTCCAGCCCCAGCGACGCCGTGGTGGTGGCCGGACACCTCCTGATGCTGGAGACGGGCTTCGTTCCTCAG gctggcGAGCTGAAGGCCTCGGAGATGCCTGCAGGATGGAGGTCTCCAGGAGTCTACAAGCTGCAGTACACCCACCCTCTGTGTGAGGGCAGCGGGGCCTTGGTGGTGTCGGTGTGCATGGGCGCCGTGCTCGTCATCAACG CGACCCTGAAGGTGAACGAAACCGTCGACGCGGTTCGCAAACTGTGTGTGAACCCGTCGAGCTACGTGACGGACCAGCAGCCAG GAAAAGGCGCCGCGGCGATCTACAGAGATCTACGTAAACTGTCCCGGGTGTTCAAAGACCAGCTGGCCTACCCTCTGATCGCCGCCGCTAGAGACG CCGTAGCGCTGCCGGTGCTGTTCGGTCTGGCCGCCCTCCCCCCTGAACTCGTCCTTCGGGTCCTGCGGCTGCTCGACGTCCGATCGGTGGTCCGACTGTCGGCGGTCTGCCGGCGCTTTGCCGTCTCCACGGCCGACTCGTCGCTATGGCGACACCTGTACCGCCGGGACTTCTCAG ATGGAGATCTCAGCCGCTCCAGAGACACCGACTGGAAGGAG CTCTACAAAAGGTTCCATAAGATCCGCTGTGAGCGCCGACAGGTGacctggccccgccccctcccccccttccaccgCAACCCCTTcgtccccgcccccctccagccGCCGCTGCCCGGCATCATCGGGGGGGATTACGACCAGAACCCGGGCCTCCcccgcgtcctcctcccccgccctcGCTACGACCCCGTGGGCCCGCCGGGCCTCGACCGGAGGCTCCCCCGAGGCCGACCTATGGGGGGGCGAGCCGCCGACATCCGGAGGGGCTTCATCTGA